GTCTATATGGGTGAAGAGGACATCCGCCGCCAGGCTCCGAACGTCGCGCGGATGAAGTTGCTCGGCACGGAGGTTCGCCCGGTCACTGCGGGGAGCAGAACGCTCAAGGACGCCACCAGCGAAGCGATCCGCGACTGGATGAACAATCCCGAAGATACCTTCTACATCGTCGGTTCGGTTATCGGAATGCACCCGTATCCGATGATGGTGCGCGACTTCCAGTCGGTCATCGGCCGCGAAACCCGTCGGCAGGTTGTTGAACAAGCAGGACGTCTGCCTGATGTAATTGTGGCCTGCGTTGGCGGCGGTAGCAATGCCATCGGCATGTTCTACGAGTTCCTGCCGGATGCCAAAGAGGTCGAACTGATCGGCGTGGAAGCCGCCGGAGAGGGACTCGAAGGCAGGCACGCCGCTTCGCTCTCCAAGGGCGAAATCGGCGTGTTGCACGGCGCAATGATGAAGCTCTTGCAGGACGAGCACGGCCAGGTGCAGGAGGCGCACTCGATCTCCGCCGGTCTGGACTACCCAGGCGTCGGCCCGGAGCATTGCTACCTGCAGAGGCTTGGGCTGGTCAGCTACACCTCAACAACGGACAAAGAAGCTCTTGCAGCACTCGACGCACTGGCCAAAACCGAAGGAATCATCTGCGCCCTCGAATCGGCCCACGCCGTGCACTACGCCATGAAACGAGCCGCCGAAATGCCGAAAGAGTCGATCATCGTGGTGAATCTCTCCGGAAGGGGTGACAAGGATATGGGCACCATCATGGATGAGCTGAAGCTGTAAAACTGAATCACGGCAATTCATGCTTGTAGGGGCAGCCCTTGCGGCTGCCCGGAATCAGCCGACAACAGAAGAGCGAGAATCTTGCAAGACAAAAAATCTTCACAATCCTGTTGCGCGAAATTGGACTTTTTCCTACATTAAGCACACTTAACCAGACGCGGGAATAGCTCAGCTGGTAGAGCACAACCTTGCCAAGGTTGGGGTCGCGAGTTCGAGTCTCGTTTCCCGCTCCAAAGAGATAAAAAGCCTTCGAACACCGGAGGCTTTTTTACTTCTATCC
This portion of the Chlorobaculum parvum NCIB 8327 genome encodes:
- the trpB gene encoding tryptophan synthase subunit beta, with amino-acid sequence MTQKVTYNAPDEFGHFGTFGGKFIPETLVKNAADLEEEYLKAKDDPEFRQTFDNLLRHYVGRPTPLYHAARLSERQGGAQIWLKREDLCHTGAHKINNALGQVLLAKRMGKKRIIAETGAGQHGVATATVCALFGLDCIVYMGEEDIRRQAPNVARMKLLGTEVRPVTAGSRTLKDATSEAIRDWMNNPEDTFYIVGSVIGMHPYPMMVRDFQSVIGRETRRQVVEQAGRLPDVIVACVGGGSNAIGMFYEFLPDAKEVELIGVEAAGEGLEGRHAASLSKGEIGVLHGAMMKLLQDEHGQVQEAHSISAGLDYPGVGPEHCYLQRLGLVSYTSTTDKEALAALDALAKTEGIICALESAHAVHYAMKRAAEMPKESIIVVNLSGRGDKDMGTIMDELKL